One part of the Prochlorococcus marinus str. MIT 9313 genome encodes these proteins:
- a CDS encoding DUF2232 domain-containing protein: MMETSYLAAASALIWVALYYLPVGGALFRLALPLPLALLHVRRGSKAGLEGVALAVLLLIALMGPVRGPLVLFPYGFLALWLGWSWHRGLSWWVSWGCGVVIGTAGFLVRVVVLSLLVGENLWVVITRAGSGLLDRLVDLLNLPLAPDLNNVQLMAFALVVFQELVYVLVLHALAFWIFPRLQGAIPEPPRLLHGLVALYPL, translated from the coding sequence ATGATGGAGACTTCTTACCTTGCGGCTGCTTCAGCTCTGATCTGGGTGGCGCTCTATTACCTCCCTGTTGGTGGAGCCCTATTTCGGCTGGCGTTGCCGTTGCCTTTAGCCCTGCTGCATGTGCGTCGCGGTTCTAAGGCAGGGCTAGAGGGCGTTGCCCTGGCGGTGCTTTTGTTGATTGCCTTGATGGGGCCTGTTCGTGGTCCCTTGGTGCTTTTCCCTTATGGCTTTCTAGCGCTCTGGCTTGGCTGGAGTTGGCATCGTGGGCTGAGCTGGTGGGTGAGTTGGGGGTGTGGAGTTGTGATTGGAACAGCGGGTTTTCTGGTAAGGGTTGTGGTGTTGTCGCTTTTGGTGGGTGAGAACCTTTGGGTGGTGATCACCCGAGCAGGATCAGGTCTGCTTGATCGATTGGTGGACCTGCTCAATCTCCCTCTGGCGCCAGATCTCAATAATGTGCAGCTGATGGCTTTTGCTTTGGTGGTTTTTCAAGAGTTGGTCTACGTGCTTGTTCTTCATGCGCTGGCCTTCTGGATTTTTCCTCGGCTGCAGGGCGCAATTCCCGAGCCCCCCAGACTTCTGCATGGCCTCGTTGCCCTGTATCCCCTCTAA
- the topA gene encoding type I DNA topoisomerase produces the protein MQLACRCDKDWNGYISSVANTLVIVESPTKARTIRGFLPKDFRVEASMGHVRDLPNNASEIPAAQKGQKWANLGVNTTADFEPLYVVPKDKKKVVKELKAALKEADQLLLATDEDREGESISWHLLQLLAPKVPVKRMVFHEITKEAIAKALDQPRDLDMELVHAQETRRILDRLVGYTLSPLLWKKVAWGLSAGRVQSVAVRLLVQRERARRAFRSGSYWDLKAKLDKGGGQFEARLTSLAGQKIATGSDFDETTGALKAGRNVRLLGESDARTLSESVRSSQWRVEAVEEKPTVRKPVPPFTTSTLQQEANRKLRFSARETMRCAQGLYERGFITYMRTDSVHLSDQAIQAARSCVGSRYGDDYLSKTPRQFSTKSRNAQEAHEAIRPAGESFRSPSGSGLEGRDMALYELIWKRTVASQMAEARLTMLAVDLRVADAKFRATGKRIDFPGFFRAYVEGSDDPDAALEGQEVLLPDLAVDDSPTLQDVEALGHQTQPPARYSEASLVKMLEKEGIGRPSTYASIIGTIVDRGYAALQNNSLTPSFTAFAVTALLEEHFPDLVDTSFTARMEFTLDEISTGKVQWLPYLEGFYKGEQGLESQVQQREGDIDSSVSRTVDLEGLPCVVRIGRFGAYLEAKRVGDDGEEESLKATLPQEITPADLDAEKAELILKQKADGPESIGEDPETGDQVYLLFGQYGPYVQRGQVGEDNPKPKRASLPKGKKPDELSLDEALGLLRLPRLLGEHPDGGRIQAGLGRFGPYVVWDKSKGEKDYRSLKGEDDVLAVGLSRALELLAMPKRGRGGRTALKDLGIPEGSEEKVQVFDGPYGLYVKQGKLNASLPEGKGVDDISLDVAVELLAAKALSKKTSRRKKSTSTTSKKTAASKPKTRKPPATTKTGRLRASAVRVIKPGEV, from the coding sequence ATGCAGCTCGCTTGTCGGTGCGATAAAGATTGGAACGGTTACATCTCGTCTGTGGCGAACACTCTGGTCATTGTCGAAAGCCCTACCAAGGCGAGAACCATTCGAGGGTTTCTGCCCAAGGACTTCCGTGTGGAGGCCTCCATGGGCCATGTGCGCGACTTGCCTAACAACGCCAGTGAGATCCCTGCGGCCCAAAAGGGGCAGAAATGGGCCAACCTTGGCGTGAACACCACCGCGGATTTCGAACCTCTTTATGTGGTTCCTAAGGACAAAAAGAAGGTGGTCAAGGAGCTGAAGGCAGCTTTGAAGGAGGCTGATCAGCTGTTGTTGGCAACTGACGAAGATCGAGAGGGCGAAAGCATCAGTTGGCATTTGCTGCAGCTGTTGGCTCCCAAAGTGCCTGTCAAGCGGATGGTGTTTCACGAGATCACCAAAGAAGCCATTGCGAAGGCTCTTGATCAGCCCAGAGATCTCGACATGGAGCTGGTACATGCCCAGGAGACGCGACGGATTCTTGACCGTTTGGTGGGCTACACGCTTTCGCCTCTGTTGTGGAAGAAGGTGGCATGGGGACTCTCCGCCGGTCGGGTGCAGTCCGTAGCAGTGCGGTTGCTTGTGCAGCGTGAACGTGCCCGTAGGGCTTTCCGTAGCGGCAGCTACTGGGACCTAAAGGCCAAACTTGATAAGGGTGGTGGTCAATTTGAGGCAAGGCTCACCAGTCTGGCTGGCCAGAAGATCGCTACCGGCAGTGATTTCGATGAAACGACAGGTGCTTTAAAGGCTGGCAGAAATGTTCGTCTGCTTGGCGAATCAGATGCGCGCACTCTTTCCGAGTCCGTTCGAAGCAGTCAGTGGCGGGTTGAGGCGGTGGAAGAGAAGCCAACGGTACGTAAACCGGTGCCTCCTTTCACGACAAGCACTTTGCAGCAGGAGGCAAATCGCAAGTTGCGGTTTTCGGCCAGGGAAACGATGCGGTGTGCCCAGGGGCTGTATGAGCGTGGCTTCATCACCTATATGCGAACTGACTCTGTGCATCTATCCGATCAGGCTATTCAGGCTGCTCGGAGCTGCGTGGGGTCACGTTATGGCGACGATTATCTGAGCAAAACTCCACGTCAGTTCAGCACTAAGTCACGCAATGCCCAGGAGGCTCACGAAGCGATACGACCAGCGGGTGAAAGCTTCCGTTCCCCAAGTGGATCTGGACTTGAAGGGCGCGACATGGCCCTATATGAGTTGATTTGGAAGCGAACAGTGGCCAGCCAGATGGCCGAGGCTCGACTCACCATGCTGGCGGTTGATCTTCGTGTGGCTGATGCCAAATTTCGGGCCACGGGTAAGCGCATTGATTTCCCAGGTTTCTTTCGCGCTTACGTGGAGGGCAGTGATGATCCAGACGCTGCCTTGGAAGGCCAGGAAGTTTTGCTGCCTGATTTAGCTGTCGACGATTCGCCCACGCTGCAGGATGTGGAGGCCCTCGGTCACCAGACTCAGCCGCCGGCTCGCTATAGCGAGGCTTCACTGGTGAAGATGCTCGAGAAGGAGGGCATTGGCAGGCCTTCAACCTACGCCAGCATCATCGGCACCATCGTTGATCGGGGTTATGCAGCATTGCAAAACAACTCCCTTACTCCCAGTTTCACTGCTTTTGCTGTAACCGCTCTTCTAGAGGAGCATTTCCCCGATCTTGTCGATACCAGCTTTACGGCTCGGATGGAATTCACGCTTGATGAGATTTCCACGGGCAAGGTGCAGTGGTTGCCTTATCTCGAAGGGTTCTACAAGGGCGAACAGGGCCTTGAGAGTCAGGTTCAGCAGCGTGAAGGTGACATCGACTCCAGTGTGTCTCGCACTGTGGATCTGGAGGGATTGCCCTGTGTGGTGCGCATCGGTCGTTTTGGGGCCTATCTGGAAGCCAAACGAGTGGGTGATGACGGCGAGGAGGAATCGCTTAAGGCCACCCTCCCTCAAGAGATCACCCCTGCAGATCTTGATGCAGAGAAAGCCGAGCTGATTCTCAAGCAGAAAGCTGATGGCCCGGAATCGATTGGGGAAGACCCGGAAACAGGTGATCAGGTTTACCTCCTTTTTGGTCAGTACGGGCCTTATGTGCAGCGAGGCCAGGTGGGTGAGGACAACCCCAAGCCGAAGCGGGCATCCTTGCCCAAAGGCAAGAAGCCTGATGAGCTCAGCCTTGATGAGGCACTGGGCTTACTGCGTCTGCCGCGCTTACTGGGAGAGCATCCCGATGGTGGACGCATTCAGGCGGGTTTGGGTCGCTTCGGACCCTATGTGGTCTGGGATAAGAGCAAGGGAGAGAAGGACTATCGCTCCCTTAAGGGGGAGGATGACGTGTTGGCAGTGGGGCTGAGCCGTGCACTAGAGCTTTTGGCGATGCCCAAGCGGGGCAGGGGCGGCCGGACTGCGTTGAAAGACCTTGGCATCCCGGAGGGCAGTGAGGAGAAGGTACAGGTTTTTGACGGTCCCTATGGCTTGTATGTCAAGCAGGGCAAGCTCAATGCCTCGTTACCTGAAGGGAAGGGTGTCGACGACATTTCTCTTGATGTAGCAGTGGAGCTATTGGCTGCCAAGGCTTTAAGTAAGAAGACAAGTCGACGCAAAAAGAGCACTTCAACAACCAGCAAAAAAACCGCCGCAAGTAAACCAAAAACTCGTAAACCTCCTGCTACTACAAAGACAGGTCGGTTGCGAGCCAGTGCTGTTCGGGTCATCAAGCCTGGTGAGGTTTGA